Proteins encoded together in one Chitinophaga varians window:
- the hutG gene encoding formimidoylglutamase: MITKDSYRPTAPDTWTGRTDGTETDLLRWHQVVRTADLLQQPLPALQKGQKGVAFLGFACDEGVRRNKGRTGAVDGPGALRKAIANFPAHFEENTVLLDAGDIVCDGTALEDAQLVLSEAVQALLTAGYLPVLLGGGHEITYGHASGIRKFVRQKGNLGLINFDAHFDIRVPGEEGPSSGTGFWQLAQDCKNNKETFNYLALGIQKNGNTRQLFNIAGEEGATYVGADAFHLNDKDTLLAAIQHFLSQVDHVYLTTCLDVFAAAFAPGVSATAYNGILPGGLFLQCYRAIMHSGKVRGVDIAELNPSLDQDNRTAKLGAAIIFETLMAYCGEE; this comes from the coding sequence ATGATAACAAAGGATAGCTACCGGCCAACGGCCCCTGACACATGGACCGGCCGTACTGATGGTACAGAAACAGACCTGCTGCGCTGGCATCAGGTGGTCCGCACAGCAGACCTGTTGCAACAACCGCTTCCTGCCCTGCAAAAAGGACAGAAAGGGGTGGCATTCCTCGGGTTTGCCTGTGATGAAGGGGTACGCCGTAATAAAGGCCGCACCGGCGCCGTAGATGGCCCGGGCGCCCTGAGAAAAGCAATAGCCAACTTCCCCGCGCATTTTGAGGAAAATACCGTGTTGCTCGATGCCGGCGATATCGTTTGTGACGGTACTGCACTGGAAGACGCGCAACTGGTGCTCAGTGAGGCGGTGCAGGCACTGCTGACAGCAGGTTACCTGCCTGTTCTGCTGGGCGGCGGTCATGAAATTACGTATGGTCATGCCAGTGGTATCCGCAAATTTGTACGGCAGAAAGGCAACCTCGGACTGATCAACTTCGACGCCCATTTCGATATCCGTGTTCCGGGTGAAGAAGGGCCCAGCTCCGGCACTGGCTTCTGGCAACTGGCGCAGGACTGTAAAAACAACAAGGAAACATTTAACTACCTCGCCCTCGGTATCCAGAAAAACGGCAATACACGCCAGCTTTTTAATATCGCCGGAGAAGAAGGCGCTACCTATGTGGGCGCCGATGCTTTCCATCTGAACGATAAAGACACGCTGCTGGCGGCTATCCAGCATTTCCTCAGTCAGGTGGACCATGTGTATCTGACTACCTGCCTCGATGTTTTTGCGGCCGCATTTGCACCCGGCGTAAGCGCCACCGCTTACAACGGCATCCTTCCGGGAGGCCTGTTCCTGCAATGTTACAGGGCCATTATGCACAGCGGAAAAGTAAGGGGAGTGGATATCGCCGAACTGAACCCATCACTGGACCAGGACAACCGTACTGCCAAACTGGGCGCCGCTATTATCTTTGAAACGCTGATGGCGTATTGTGGGGAAGAGTAA
- the hutU gene encoding urocanate hydratase, which translates to MTSLDFIKQYAAHPHYKAPRGAQLHAKSWQTEAPLRMLLNNLDAEVAENPDELVVYGGIGQAARNREALEKIIKTLLELDEDHSLLVQSGKPVGIVRTHPQAPRVMLANSNLVPKWATWEHFNELRSKGLMMYGQMTAGSWIYIGTQGILQGTYETFMECGRQHFNGNLAGKLIVTAGIGGMGGAQPLAATMAGGVMLAADIDPTRIQKRIDTRYIDRMTYSYEEAVAWAKEAMAKGEPLSIGLVSDAGDMLERLLKDNIIPDMLTDQTSAHDPINGYVPNGMTLEAALELRKKDPARYRELSLKSMARHVGFMLEMQQKGAVTFDYGNNLREFAREGGEPNAFNFPGFTPAYIRPLFCEGKGPFRWVALSGDPEDIYTTDRALMEAFPENTHLINWLKQAQEKVAFQGLPARICWLGLGEREKAGLIFNELVRTGKVKAPIVIGRDHLDCGSVASPNRETESMKDGSDAVSDWTLLNLMSNTGGGATWVSFHHGGGVGMGYSQHAGMVVLADGTDRAAACLSRVLFNDPAMGIFRHADAGYEKAQEWGDKFGINI; encoded by the coding sequence ATGACCAGTTTGGACTTTATTAAACAATACGCGGCACATCCGCACTACAAAGCGCCCCGTGGCGCACAGCTGCATGCTAAATCCTGGCAGACGGAAGCACCGCTGCGCATGCTGCTCAACAACCTCGACGCTGAAGTAGCTGAAAACCCCGATGAACTGGTGGTGTACGGCGGTATTGGCCAGGCCGCACGCAACCGCGAAGCACTGGAGAAAATTATCAAAACCTTACTGGAACTGGATGAAGACCATTCCCTGCTGGTACAGTCGGGCAAACCGGTAGGCATCGTGCGCACCCATCCGCAGGCGCCCCGCGTAATGCTGGCCAACAGTAACCTCGTGCCAAAATGGGCCACCTGGGAGCATTTCAACGAACTGCGCTCCAAAGGCCTCATGATGTACGGACAGATGACCGCCGGCAGCTGGATCTATATCGGCACACAAGGTATTCTTCAGGGTACCTACGAAACCTTTATGGAATGCGGCCGTCAGCACTTCAACGGCAACCTGGCGGGTAAACTGATCGTTACTGCCGGTATCGGCGGTATGGGCGGCGCCCAGCCACTGGCGGCCACTATGGCCGGCGGCGTGATGCTGGCTGCTGACATCGATCCTACCCGCATTCAGAAACGTATCGATACCCGCTACATCGATCGCATGACCTACTCCTATGAAGAGGCCGTGGCATGGGCCAAAGAAGCCATGGCTAAAGGAGAACCACTGTCCATCGGCCTCGTCAGCGATGCCGGCGATATGCTGGAACGCCTGCTCAAAGACAATATCATCCCTGATATGCTCACCGACCAGACTTCCGCACATGACCCTATTAACGGTTACGTTCCCAATGGCATGACGCTGGAAGCCGCGCTGGAACTACGTAAGAAAGACCCTGCCCGCTACCGTGAGCTGTCGCTCAAAAGCATGGCCCGCCACGTTGGCTTTATGCTGGAGATGCAACAAAAAGGCGCAGTCACTTTCGACTACGGCAACAACCTCCGCGAATTCGCCAGGGAAGGCGGAGAACCCAACGCATTCAACTTTCCCGGTTTCACGCCTGCGTATATACGTCCGCTTTTCTGCGAAGGCAAAGGCCCCTTCCGCTGGGTAGCCCTCTCCGGAGACCCGGAAGATATCTATACCACCGACCGCGCACTGATGGAAGCTTTCCCGGAAAATACCCACCTGATCAACTGGCTGAAACAAGCACAGGAAAAAGTGGCCTTCCAGGGACTGCCCGCCCGCATTTGCTGGCTCGGTTTAGGAGAAAGAGAAAAAGCAGGCCTTATCTTCAATGAACTGGTAAGAACAGGCAAAGTGAAAGCACCGATCGTTATTGGCCGCGATCACCTCGACTGTGGATCTGTGGCTTCCCCTAACCGTGAAACGGAATCCATGAAAGACGGCTCCGATGCTGTCAGCGACTGGACGCTGCTCAACCTGATGTCCAATACAGGCGGCGGTGCTACCTGGGTGTCTTTCCACCACGGTGGCGGCGTAGGCATGGGATATTCCCAGCACGCCGGCATGGTCGTACTGGCCGACGGAACAGACCGCGCAGCGGCCTGTCTGAGCCGTGTGCTGTTCAATGACCCGGCGATGGGCATCTTCCGCCACGCAGACGCCGGCTATGAAAAAGCGCAGGAATGGGGCGATAAATTCGGCATCAACATATAA
- the hutI gene encoding imidazolonepropionase: MKILLGPFSQILPLSGLPLKGTLQDEQLTVIEKGGVVISAGRIVAIGPYKTLLQEHPDCEVAFIDRPMVLLPGFIDCHTHICYDGTRNRDYAMRIAGKSYLEIARAGGGIWDSVTKTRLADPVTLVENTVARANRHLLEGVTTIEVKSGYGLNFESEVKMLRAIQQASLHTAATLVPTCLAAHMKPRDFSGTEEEYLQWALDELLPVLKAESLTDRVDIFIEETAFSAKAALTYLQKARELGFAATVHADQFSAGGAAVAVAAGALSADHLEASSDHEIDLLAKSDTVAVVLPGASLGLGMHYAPARRLLNAGASVAIASDWNPGSAPMGDLLVQAAVMSAAEKLSTAEVLAALTFRAAPALQLKETGQLQAGFAADMQAYPTADFRDILYYQGKMKPAKVWKKGELVQSYDNKG, translated from the coding sequence ATGAAAATATTACTGGGCCCTTTCTCGCAAATCCTTCCCCTCAGTGGCTTACCGCTGAAAGGAACCTTGCAGGACGAACAGCTGACTGTTATTGAAAAAGGCGGTGTAGTGATCAGTGCGGGCAGGATTGTAGCGATAGGGCCATATAAAACATTGCTGCAGGAACATCCTGATTGTGAAGTGGCTTTCATTGACAGGCCGATGGTACTGCTGCCCGGCTTTATCGACTGCCATACGCATATCTGTTATGACGGCACCCGTAACCGCGACTATGCGATGCGTATCGCCGGAAAAAGTTATCTCGAGATAGCCCGCGCCGGTGGCGGTATCTGGGACTCAGTGACCAAAACGCGTTTAGCCGATCCTGTTACCCTCGTGGAAAATACGGTCGCCAGGGCCAATCGCCATTTGCTGGAAGGCGTTACGACCATAGAAGTGAAAAGCGGCTATGGGCTTAACTTTGAAAGTGAGGTGAAAATGTTGCGCGCTATTCAGCAGGCGTCCTTGCATACGGCTGCCACGCTGGTGCCTACCTGTCTGGCTGCCCATATGAAACCGCGTGATTTTTCCGGTACGGAAGAGGAATATCTGCAATGGGCGCTCGATGAGCTGCTGCCCGTGCTGAAAGCGGAATCCCTGACTGACCGGGTGGATATTTTCATCGAAGAAACGGCTTTCTCTGCGAAAGCGGCATTGACCTATTTGCAAAAGGCCCGTGAGCTGGGTTTTGCCGCCACCGTGCATGCAGACCAGTTCAGCGCCGGTGGCGCTGCGGTGGCCGTAGCGGCAGGCGCGCTGTCAGCCGACCATCTGGAGGCCAGCAGCGACCATGAAATTGACCTTCTCGCAAAATCTGACACCGTGGCGGTGGTTTTACCCGGCGCATCCCTCGGTTTGGGCATGCATTATGCCCCGGCACGCAGATTGCTGAATGCTGGTGCATCGGTGGCGATTGCGAGCGACTGGAACCCCGGATCTGCGCCTATGGGCGATCTGCTGGTACAGGCCGCTGTGATGAGCGCAGCAGAAAAACTGTCAACCGCTGAAGTATTGGCAGCCCTTACCTTCAGGGCCGCGCCGGCACTACAGCTGAAAGAGACAGGCCAACTGCAGGCCGGCTTTGCCGCCGATATGCAGGCATACCCCACCGCCGACTTCAGGGACATCCTGTACTATCAGGGTAAAATGAAACCGGCGAAGGTGTGGAAAAAAGGAGAATTAGTTCAATCTTATGATAACAAAGGATAG